One part of the Arachidicoccus terrestris genome encodes these proteins:
- a CDS encoding SDR family oxidoreductase, producing MRKEKSQPTSKKDRFQTEQQQTKSPKISQKVEQQSQKKADQKKKDKSPGFPSQHQAEQPGSEADMHPEPISAPKAPPDKLLDGKTAIITGGDSGIGKAVALLFASHGANICVVYLDEHEDAEKTNQQIQALGARTLFISGDITDQGFCKSVIEQTLNKFSAIDILINNAAVQYEQENPEDISREQLIKTFSTNVFAAFYFVIAALPFMKKGSCIINTTSVTAYRGSKSLVDYAATKGALVAFTRSLSSALIKRQIRVNGVAPGPIWTPLIPASFSAKKVSKFGTDVPMGRAGQPQEVAPCYLFLATDQASYITGQVLHPNGGEIVGG from the coding sequence ATGCGCAAAGAAAAAAGTCAGCCCACTTCAAAAAAAGACAGGTTCCAGACCGAACAGCAACAGACCAAATCTCCTAAGATTTCTCAAAAGGTCGAACAGCAAAGCCAAAAGAAAGCCGACCAAAAGAAAAAAGATAAATCTCCCGGATTTCCAAGTCAACACCAGGCAGAGCAACCCGGCTCGGAAGCAGACATGCATCCTGAACCCATAAGTGCACCTAAAGCGCCGCCTGACAAATTATTGGATGGGAAAACGGCGATCATAACGGGTGGAGACAGTGGGATAGGAAAAGCTGTCGCCCTGCTCTTTGCCAGTCACGGCGCCAATATATGCGTTGTCTATTTGGATGAACATGAAGACGCAGAAAAAACCAATCAGCAAATCCAGGCACTCGGCGCCAGGACCTTATTTATTTCCGGAGATATAACAGATCAGGGCTTTTGTAAGTCTGTTATTGAACAGACACTCAATAAATTCAGTGCCATTGATATTCTGATCAATAACGCGGCGGTTCAGTATGAGCAGGAAAATCCGGAAGATATATCTAGGGAACAGTTGATCAAAACCTTTAGCACCAATGTATTTGCAGCCTTCTATTTTGTCATAGCTGCCCTGCCGTTTATGAAAAAAGGCAGTTGCATTATTAATACAACATCCGTTACTGCGTACAGAGGCAGCAAATCACTGGTAGATTATGCAGCCACCAAAGGCGCATTGGTGGCTTTTACCAGATCTCTATCCTCTGCCTTAATCAAAAGACAGATCAGGGTCAATGGCGTGGCGCCGGGTCCGATCTGGACCCCGCTGATCCCGGCCTCCTTTTCAGCGAAAAAAGTAAGTAAATTCGGCACAGATGTCCCTATGGGCAGAGCGGGACAGCCTCAGGAAGTGGCTCCGTGCTATCTTTTTCTGGCAACGGATCAGGCCAGTTATATTACGGGTCAGGTGCTGCATCCCAATGGCGGTGAAATAGTCGGAGGATAA